From one Melioribacteraceae bacterium genomic stretch:
- a CDS encoding lamin tail domain-containing protein, whose amino-acid sequence MIKKLSYLLMLLFIASVTYSQVFISEYLEGSSNNKAVEIFNGGTTAVDLSNYRFVRANNGSPTLQDSLVLAGTLNPGDVYVLANASAITAILDSADTTGSIAFFNGDDYVGLQENQGGNWVTIDAVGKLGEDPGTAWPVAGIANATAEHTLVRKSSVNQGNTNWTASAGTDSTSSEWLVYPQNDVSYIGWHTMNPPTSYPNIFFSEYIEGGSNRKALEIYNPDTDSVDLASIQIAQATNGGGWQFYHVFPAGAKIAPGDVWVIVAADDYSSVSYDTTDADEVLPYPSVVHHNGDDARALIYIDGVDTTFIDIIGTPDSDPGSGWTVAGIANATQNHTLVRKAAVTVGNTDWTASAGTDTSDSEWIVYNQDIFTYLGIHPGAVQLPDPEPSEHVTNLSSTAGENNIELAWTDAGGAQLPAGYLILINTTGTFTDPIDGTPVADDNDYSDNAGAQNVAQGVQMFNFTGLTPETEYFFQIYPYSNSDVEIDYKTDGSVPAIADTTLEDVVQVVPNIFFSEYIEGGSNRKALEIFNISSEVVSLANVQIAQSVNGGGWQYYHSFPSGASINPGGVWVIITNDDFTGYFDAATANEILPFPSVVHFNGDDARALIFIDGPDTTFIDVIGVATQDPGSGWAVAGVSNATQNHTLVRKSFIEQGNTSWSSSAGTNSSNSEWIVYDQDVFDHLGIHAYAEAPDMPPVVSDVFRDNYVPYEDEPVTITAMVTDDNNILSSIILYYSVNGVATAKENIIQTEIPMTAIGNNYYSATISADVYADGDYVEYYIVAIDEPVKGQKDTSATGSFFVGITDIRDVKVADNNVRPQYLGVGVRIIGTATVPTGTFHPTRFEAYIQDSTAGIGLFNSALTTPIVTGKRYVIVGRLDFYNGLMQISPQTESDILDLGSVGQVEPSVVTIGEILADPEYYEGMLIRLNGVSLDASTPWQCSGSGANLTFTSNGEQITVRIDADTDICGAEEPTWPVDLLGVVGQFDPSSPYSEGYQVLPRSLDDFLTPTDVDEEEIPLTYGLEQNYPNPFNPSTTIKFSIPEQGLVTLKVYNLLGEEVITLINNQLEAAYHEVKFDASQLGSGVYFYRITSGDFVSTKKMLLIK is encoded by the coding sequence TTGATCAAGAAGTTATCCTACCTACTTATGCTACTTTTTATTGCATCGGTAACGTACTCACAAGTATTCATATCCGAGTACCTTGAAGGAAGCAGCAATAATAAAGCGGTAGAAATTTTTAACGGCGGAACAACTGCGGTTGATCTTTCAAACTACAGATTCGTCAGAGCAAACAATGGTAGTCCAACATTACAGGACTCACTTGTACTTGCCGGAACCTTAAATCCGGGTGATGTGTATGTGTTGGCTAATGCGAGTGCGATAACAGCAATTTTAGATTCTGCAGATACTACAGGATCAATAGCCTTTTTCAATGGAGATGATTATGTAGGTCTTCAGGAAAACCAAGGCGGGAATTGGGTAACGATAGACGCAGTTGGTAAGTTAGGTGAAGATCCGGGAACGGCTTGGCCGGTTGCAGGTATCGCAAATGCGACTGCCGAGCACACTCTTGTGCGTAAATCGTCAGTTAATCAAGGAAATACAAATTGGACTGCATCGGCAGGTACTGATTCGACTAGTTCAGAGTGGTTAGTTTATCCACAAAATGATGTTAGCTATATCGGTTGGCACACCATGAATCCTCCAACAAGTTATCCGAATATATTCTTTTCTGAATATATTGAGGGTGGATCAAACCGCAAAGCATTAGAGATTTACAACCCTGATACGGATTCAGTAGATCTTGCCAGTATTCAAATTGCTCAAGCAACCAATGGTGGCGGTTGGCAGTTTTATCATGTATTTCCAGCAGGAGCAAAAATAGCTCCCGGAGATGTGTGGGTGATTGTAGCAGCCGATGATTATTCTTCGGTTAGTTATGATACAACTGATGCAGATGAAGTTTTACCTTATCCAAGTGTAGTCCATCATAATGGTGATGATGCCAGAGCTTTGATTTATATTGATGGTGTTGATACAACTTTTATTGATATAATTGGTACACCGGATAGCGATCCGGGTAGCGGTTGGACAGTTGCCGGAATAGCCAATGCGACACAAAATCATACACTTGTTAGAAAAGCTGCGGTTACAGTTGGAAATACAGATTGGACAGCTTCAGCCGGAACTGATACTTCGGATTCTGAATGGATTGTTTATAATCAAGATATTTTTACTTATTTAGGCATTCATCCGGGTGCAGTACAATTACCTGATCCAGAGCCAAGTGAACATGTAACTAATTTATCTTCCACTGCCGGTGAAAATAATATAGAATTGGCTTGGACAGATGCTGGCGGAGCTCAACTTCCTGCAGGTTATTTAATTCTTATCAATACAACCGGAACATTTACCGATCCGATAGATGGCACTCCGGTTGCGGATGATAATGATTATTCTGATAATGCAGGTGCTCAAAATGTTGCACAGGGAGTACAGATGTTTAACTTTACAGGTCTTACTCCTGAAACGGAATACTTCTTCCAAATTTACCCTTACTCAAACAGTGATGTAGAAATAGATTATAAAACAGATGGATCTGTACCGGCAATTGCAGATACAACCTTAGAGGATGTGGTCCAAGTTGTCCCGAATATATTTTTCTCGGAGTATATAGAAGGCGGTTCAAACCGCAAAGCTTTGGAAATTTTTAATATTTCATCTGAAGTTGTAAGCCTAGCTAATGTTCAGATAGCTCAATCGGTAAACGGTGGTGGCTGGCAGTATTATCATTCATTCCCGTCTGGTGCTTCAATCAATCCAGGTGGTGTTTGGGTAATTATTACTAATGATGATTTTACAGGTTATTTTGATGCTGCAACTGCAAATGAAATATTACCATTCCCAAGTGTAGTTCATTTTAATGGTGACGATGCAAGAGCGCTTATATTTATTGATGGTCCTGATACAACTTTTATTGATGTGATTGGTGTGGCAACTCAGGATCCTGGCAGTGGTTGGGCTGTTGCTGGCGTATCTAACGCAACTCAAAACCATACTCTTGTCAGAAAATCATTCATTGAGCAAGGCAATACTAGTTGGTCATCATCTGCCGGAACAAATTCATCTAATTCTGAATGGATTGTTTATGATCAAGATGTATTTGATCACTTGGGAATTCATGCATATGCGGAAGCTCCTGATATGCCACCGGTGGTATCTGACGTGTTCAGGGATAATTATGTGCCATATGAAGATGAACCAGTAACCATAACTGCAATGGTAACAGACGATAATAATATTTTAAGCAGTATAATATTGTATTACAGCGTAAATGGAGTTGCTACTGCAAAAGAAAATATTATTCAAACCGAGATTCCTATGACTGCAATTGGTAACAATTATTATTCAGCCACTATTTCAGCAGATGTTTATGCTGACGGTGATTATGTTGAATATTACATTGTTGCAATCGATGAACCAGTAAAAGGACAAAAAGATACAAGTGCTACAGGTTCATTCTTTGTCGGAATTACAGATATTAGAGATGTTAAAGTAGCTGACAATAATGTTCGTCCGCAATATCTTGGTGTTGGAGTAAGAATTATTGGAACTGCAACAGTTCCAACCGGAACTTTCCATCCAACGAGATTTGAAGCTTATATACAAGATTCAACGGCCGGTATCGGTTTATTTAATTCTGCACTAACTACTCCTATTGTAACCGGTAAACGTTATGTGATAGTTGGTAGATTAGATTTCTACAATGGATTGATGCAAATATCTCCACAAACAGAATCAGATATACTTGATTTAGGAAGTGTGGGACAAGTTGAGCCGTCTGTTGTAACAATTGGTGAAATTCTAGCAGATCCGGAATATTATGAAGGTATGCTAATAAGATTGAACGGAGTGTCTTTAGATGCAAGCACTCCATGGCAATGCTCAGGTTCCGGAGCTAATTTAACATTCACGTCCAACGGAGAGCAAATAACAGTAAGAATAGATGCTGACACAGATATATGCGGTGCAGAGGAACCAACTTGGCCGGTAGACTTACTAGGCGTAGTAGGCCAGTTTGATCCAAGTTCACCCTACAGTGAAGGATATCAAGTACTGCCAAGATCATTAGATGATTTCTTAACACCAACCGATGTTGATGAGGAAGAAATTCCACTTACATATGGATTAGAACAAAACTATCCGAATCCATTTAATCCAAGTACAACTATCAAGTTCTCAATACCAGAACAAGGATTGGTTACCTTAAAAGTATATAATCTGCTAGGTGAAGAAGTCATAACATTAATTAACAATCAATTAGAAGCAGCATACCACGAAGTGAAATTTGATGCTTC